In Nitrospira sp. CR1.1, a single genomic region encodes these proteins:
- a CDS encoding DUF4910 domain-containing protein, with amino-acid sequence METENIKDVLAATEEGRALHDLVTVLFPICRSITGEGVRETLRHLQQHIPLEIHEVPSGTQVFDWIVPLEWNIRDAYLATTRGDKVIDFRENNLHVVSYSVPVKGRFRREDLDGHLHSLPDRPDWIPYRTSYYKENWGFCLPHRRLVELTEPEYEVCIDSSLVPGHLSYGELLLPGATEEEILISCHICHPSLCNDNLSGVAVATYLAKALQGMARKFSYRFVFIPGTIGSITWLAQNRERTNLIRHGVVLTGIGDSGHVTYKRSRQGNADVDRAIIHVLKHHGKAHRVVEFSPYGYDERQYCSPGFNLPVGCFMRTSHGEYAEYHTSADNLDFVVPAALHESLEILLQVMYVLEENILPVSTNPHCEPQLGKRGLYRAIAGQKEGAQREMALLWVLNLSDGHHTLLDIAERAGTPFEVIHAAAQALKGCHLLKESQGTVTQRHGGDGL; translated from the coding sequence ATGGAAACGGAAAACATTAAAGACGTATTGGCTGCCACTGAGGAAGGCCGGGCACTTCACGATTTGGTCACGGTGCTGTTTCCGATTTGCCGGAGTATTACCGGAGAAGGGGTGCGCGAAACATTGCGGCACCTTCAGCAACATATTCCTCTGGAAATCCATGAGGTGCCAAGCGGAACTCAAGTATTTGACTGGATCGTTCCGCTGGAGTGGAATATTCGAGATGCGTACCTTGCTACGACGCGAGGTGACAAGGTGATAGATTTTCGGGAAAACAACCTCCATGTCGTAAGTTACAGTGTGCCAGTGAAGGGACGGTTTAGGCGGGAGGATCTCGACGGACATCTCCATTCACTCCCTGACCGGCCTGATTGGATTCCTTATAGAACGTCCTATTACAAAGAGAACTGGGGGTTTTGCCTTCCCCATCGCCGGTTAGTGGAATTGACGGAGCCTGAGTATGAGGTGTGTATTGATTCGTCTCTCGTGCCAGGCCATTTGAGCTACGGAGAGCTCTTGCTCCCTGGAGCCACCGAAGAGGAAATCCTCATCTCCTGTCACATCTGTCACCCGTCTCTCTGTAACGATAATCTATCCGGTGTTGCTGTCGCTACGTATTTGGCGAAGGCTTTGCAAGGAATGGCTCGGAAATTCTCGTATCGCTTTGTGTTTATTCCGGGCACGATTGGCTCGATCACATGGTTAGCTCAGAATCGAGAACGAACGAATCTCATTCGTCATGGAGTCGTTCTAACAGGTATCGGGGATTCAGGACACGTGACGTACAAGCGAAGCCGGCAGGGAAACGCCGATGTGGATCGAGCGATCATTCATGTACTAAAACATCATGGCAAAGCGCATCGGGTGGTGGAGTTTTCTCCCTATGGGTATGATGAACGGCAATACTGTTCGCCTGGCTTCAACCTTCCCGTGGGGTGTTTTATGCGGACCTCCCATGGCGAATACGCGGAGTACCATACCTCAGCGGACAATCTTGATTTTGTTGTGCCAGCGGCGCTCCATGAATCGTTGGAAATCCTTTTGCAGGTTATGTACGTGCTCGAAGAAAATATACTTCCCGTCAGTACCAATCCGCATTGTGAGCCGCAACTTGGTAAGCGAGGTCTATATCGAGCCATTGCAGGGCAGAAAGAGGGCGCACAGAGAGAAATGGCTCTGCTTTGGGTACTGAATTTATCCGACGGACATCACACGTTGTTGGATATTGCCGAACGGGCAGGCACTCCATTTGAAGTTATTCACGCAGCTGCCCAGGCGCTGAAGGGGTGCCACCTACTGAAGGAATCGCAGGGGACCGTGACTCAGCGTCATGGAGGGGACGGATTATGA
- the rfbC gene encoding dTDP-4-dehydrorhamnose 3,5-epimerase gives MTFRETALKGAFTIELDRIPDERGFFARSWCVKEFEANGLEARLVQCNVSFNKLRGTLRGMHYQISPAAEVKIVRCTQGAIHDVIADLRPESPTYRQTFSVLLSAENRRMLYIPKNFAHGYLTLTDDAEVFYQMSEYHVPECARGFRWNDANFEISWPDQIRVISEKDRGYPDFTS, from the coding sequence GTGACTTTTCGAGAGACGGCGCTCAAGGGGGCGTTTACCATCGAGCTGGATCGAATACCGGACGAGCGGGGATTTTTTGCGCGAAGTTGGTGTGTCAAAGAGTTCGAAGCCAATGGTCTGGAAGCCAGGCTTGTCCAGTGCAATGTGTCCTTCAACAAGTTGCGAGGCACACTGAGGGGCATGCATTACCAGATTAGCCCTGCAGCAGAAGTAAAAATTGTGCGGTGTACACAAGGCGCGATTCATGACGTGATCGCCGATCTTCGCCCAGAATCTCCGACGTATAGGCAGACATTTTCAGTACTTCTTTCGGCTGAGAATCGCCGGATGTTGTATATCCCTAAGAATTTTGCCCACGGGTATCTCACTCTAACTGATGACGCAGAAGTCTTCTATCAAATGTCCGAATATCACGTTCCTGAGTGCGCGAGAGGGTTTCGATGGAATGATGCGAACTTTGAAATCTCCTGGCCGGATCAGATTCGAGTCATTTCTGAGAAAGACCGGGGATATCCTGACTTTACGAGCTAA